From the Cryptomeria japonica chromosome 2, Sugi_1.0, whole genome shotgun sequence genome, one window contains:
- the LOC131054247 gene encoding uncharacterized protein LOC131054247: protein MAMDQNCQPPEVSNAERETNSSVEDVAAILMKLQLSCSSEINSASERLDQTISPEKREITTTPLKASEDINTNVVDLSSGKYILRDQQELAMEQNYQPQEILKAERETNSSEEDVADIVMKLKLSCSSEVNAASARLDQMISPEKRKLTATTPLKASQAISTNVVYLSSGEYALPDQQEPPYFVTLLHILGVKDDISAVADAYMRFDKQVLTSIHNKASIYLTHPEIGKVLQMHDSPEQKYQGSYKATEAADELVPVSLKDLKVGKLNECAVVYGELCVKPFKFGRIYTLLQEIGTGNAVALSIFSEDASSIDQSFARDNYPQGKKIAVKEPMLVRGEGGLLFININNPSSIETVESFPPSADGNVGVDEENFKKWIDAMDEAYHSENWDKLMRNCSKGLLSSSKGMGINDFPITEMYAARWHAQIETGRFGEAMLDAEAFCELRPSSSDGIKMKIRSLTSLGRFQDLYRLLHSARANNAFRDEDNKELADIYRIWGSRYFDIGLTRLYAQTPSLFRPDGDLIGPVEIRKTRNGNGRGLFATEDIKTGDCLLISKALAISHKAMDNPMKNGLFENVKNALNSCGDNILKLFLSHASRKLVAKMRDFFNPSAEEKCCKATARVREDFEALADKDHKIRQIIEGIAFDDASPAAIREKGKSSVVFNPVPSRLYYGVWLLPSFINHSCAPNAARINEGEIIRIHATRPIKEGQEITFPYFNVLLPYAFRHKLCNSFRFGCVCKCKRCEVERKIIGAESKAKTLCESYSSACNTKFEERPAQYFEKFVNRVENCLTVLRKTKLVEDKDDEDWFRSSFMAAYLGRITCRKQKAVKTSSDKEEEILLRAAHSIIETCPGDIQYLIFCYSCLSFWKDLAEKGLADAKYARQVSSMTAEAAISVYGTRKKLGYLDLNFT, encoded by the coding sequence ATGGCGATGGATCAAAATTGTCAACCACCAGAGGTTTCAAATGCTGAAAGAGAGACAAATTCTTCAGTAGAAGATGTTGCCGCAATTCTAATGAAATTACAGCTGAGCTGCTCGTCTGAGATCAATTCTGCTTCTGAACGACTCGATCAAACGATTTCACCtgaaaagagagaaataacaactaCGCCTCTGAAAGCATCAGAGGATATTAACACTAATGTGGTAGATCTGTCCTCAGGAAAATACATACTGCGAGATCAACAGGAACTGGCAATGGAACAAAATTATCAACCACAAGAGATTTTAAAAGCTGAAAGAGAGACAAATTCTTCAGAAGAAGATGTTGCGGATATTGTAATGAAATTAAAGCTGAGCTGCTCGTCTGAGGTCAATGCTGCTTCTGCACGACTCGATCAAATGATTTCACCTGAAAAGAGAAAACTAACAGCAACTACGCCTCTGAAAGCATCACAGGCTATTAGCACAAATGTGGTATATCTGTCTTCAGGAGAATACGCACTGCCAGATCAACAGGAACCCCCGTATTTTGTGACGCTTCTTCACATTCTTGGAGTGAAGGATGATATATCAGCTGTTGCAGATGCATACATGAGATTTGATAAGCAGGTTTTAACTTCAATTCATAACAAAGCTAGCATATATCTCACACATCCTGAAATAGGAAAGgttctgcaaatgcatgactcccCTGAACAAAAATATCAAGGCAGTTATAAAGCCACAGAAGCGGCAGATGAACTTGTTCCAGTTAGCCTCAAGGATTTGAAAGTCGGGAAGCTGAATGAGTGTGCTGTGGTGTATGGAGAGCTTTGTGTTAAGCCCTTCAAATTTGGGAGAATCTATACTCTGCTCCAGGAGATTGGCACTGGGAATGCAGTGGCTCTTTCCATTTTTTCTGAGGATGCCTCATCTATTGATCAAAGTTTCGCAAGAGACAATTATCCTCAAGGCAAGAAAATTGCTGTCAAGGAGCCCATGCTTGTTCGAGGCGAAGGCGGTCTCCTATTTATAAATATAAACAATCCTTCGTCAATTGAAACGGTAGAGAGTTTTCCACCCTCTGCAGATGGAAATGTTGGAGTCGATGAAGAAAATTTCAAGAAATGGATAGATGCCATGGATGAGGCATATCACTCAGAAAATTGGGACAAACTGATGCGAAATTGTTCAAAGGGTCTACTGAGCTCCTCAAAGGGAATGGGGATCAATGACTTCCCCATTACTGAAATGTACGCTGCAAGATGGCACGCGCAAATAGAAACTGGGCGGTTTGGTGAAGCCATGCTTGATGCAGAGGCCTTTTGTGAGCTCCGTCCTTCCAGCAGCGATGGAATTAAGATGAAGATTCGATCGCTGACATCCTTAGGGAGATTTCAGGATCTCTATCGTTTACTTCATTCTGCACGTGCCAATAATGCTTTCAGAGACGAGGACAACAAAGAACTCGCTGATATCTATCGCATATGGGGCTCTCGGTATTTTGACATTGGTCTCACAAGATTATATGCGCAAACGCCATCTTTGTTCAGACCAGACGGAGATTTAATCGGTCCGGTGGAAATCCGAAAGACAAGAAATGGGAATGGCAGGGGTTTGTTCGCCACCGAAGATATTAAGACAGGTGACTGCTTGTTGATCAGCAAGGCCTTGGCCATCTCTCACAAAGCTATGGACAACCCCATGAAAAATGGGCTGTTTGAAAATGTGAAAAATGCTCTGAATTCATGTGGGGATAACATTTTAAAACTCTTTCTTTCTCATGCCAGCCGCAAACTGGTTGCCAAAATGAGGGATTTCTTCAACCCGTCTGCCGAAGAGAAGTGCTGCAAAGCTACAGCTCGAGTTCGGGAAGATTTTGAAGCCCTTGCAGATAAAGACCATAAAATCCGTCAAATAATAGAAGGGATTGCTTTCGACGACGCCTCCCCAGCTGCAATTCGAGAAAAGGGCAAATCATCTGTCGTCTTCAATCCAGTTCCAAGTAGGCTTTATTACGGAGTGTGGCTGCTTCCGTCATTTATAAACCATTCGTGCGCGCCCAACGCAGCAAGAATCAATGAAGGGGAAATCATCAGAATTCATGCAACAAGACCTATTAAAGAGGGCCAAGAAATCACCTTTCCTTATTTTAATGTTCTGCTTCCCTATGCTTTTCGACACAAACTTTGCAATAGTTTTAGGTTTGGGTGTGTCTGCAAGTGCAAACGATGTGAGGTGGAAAGAAAGATAATAGGAGCCGAATCAAAAGCCAAGACACTTTGCGAGAGCTACTCTTCAGCGTGCAATACAAAATTCGAAGAAAGGCCTGCCCAATATTTCGAGAAGTTTGTCAATCGAGTGGAAAACTGTTTGACAGTTTTGAGGAAGACAAAACTTGTTGAGGATAAAGATGATGAGGATTGGTTTCGATCTTCTTTTATGGCTGCCTATTTGGGGCGTATTACTTGCAGAAAACAGAAAGCTGTAAAGACATCGTCAGACAAAGAGGAGGAAATTTTATTGAGAGCAGCACATTCCATTATTGAAACTTGCCCTGGGGACATTCAGTATCTAATATTTTGCTACAGTTGTTTGAGCTTTTGGAAAGATCTTGCAGAGAAAGGTTTGGCAGATGCGAAATATGCAAGACAGGTGAGCAGTATGACGGCGGAGGCAGCCATTTCAGTATACGGAACTCGTAAGAAGCTTGGCTACTTGGACCTGAATTTCACATAA